A region of the Denticeps clupeoides chromosome 12, fDenClu1.1, whole genome shotgun sequence genome:
ACCCCTCTCACCTCCGGCCCCGACCCTCCAACCCCAAATTCTtgcctacagtttttttttttcgccagGTCTATAGTTGAAACACTGTGCTAAGTTTGCCTGGAGCCACCTCTGCCACCTGAGGGACCCACGTCCCTCCATATTTTTTCCTACTGAGCACACAGCAACAATGGAACGAACTCCGCCTTCTGTTCTTTCTGTACAAAAGCTTTGCTGAAGCTGTCTGCACAAACTCTCACTCTTAAATCTACATAATAAATCTAGATAGTAAAAACATCGGAATGTAAATCCACTCTTCACTTCCCACTTCATCAAGAGCTTTGTCCCAGATGATGATTGATGCCAATAAAAAGGCAGACCCTAACTCTCACTTGCAAAGGCCTGACAGGTttcagtgtcatataaggaCAATTGTTTCATGTACATTGGGGTGACAGAAACATTTCAATAATGCCATATATGTGTTTTTACAATGATTCCTCTTCGCATATGTCTCTTCACAAATATATTGTATTCCTTTTTGTTGACATCGATCCATCTTGCAACCTAAACTGCCTATAAAGGGAATTGCAACTGGCAAGTGTTGACAACCTCGGACATGAGGAAAACGTTCAGTCATTCGGTGGGCCGTTAAACCCTGACCCGGGTGCTGAGATTTTATGTAACAGAGCGGGCCAGGTGGCAGCAGTCCTCTTATAGCCCGCGTTAGTCCTGTCCGCACCAGCGATAACCGCAGGTCAGGCACACGTAGAGCCGCAGTTCCAGGAAAGATCCGTTTCCATGAGGCTCAATGTTACAGCACCGTCTGAAACTCTAACCGCCACCCAGGAAACAGAGGagccaaaatatttttttttaaatatatggtaCGTTAAGTGTATGAAATTCCACCAAATTAATTTTACACACTTCTTTCCTTGTGGAACAAAATCTCATTATATGAAACCTGTTTAGGGGCCATATAGAATTTTGTCTCTTGTAAGTTATCAATATTTCTAGACAATTAATCTTTCAGAATTCAGTGTTTTGCACATTCAACTCTACACCTTTGACAAACATAGCACATTTATAGTGGTGTAGAGAGATGGTTCAGGTGAAGACAGTcagaaaattagaaaaaagaCAATGATTTTTCATGAACTGGTGCAGCTCATGCATACTGCCATTAAAGCCAAAGGATTACAAACCAAATGCCAGCTAATTCTGTAAATGAATATGGACATTCTCAGTCAAAACTATTATGCTGATAagatgtggggttttttttaatgaccacaACAATCAGCAATGTAGTAAGAGAAATAATGATGATGACTTTTCAATGCGTCAGGCAGCAGAGCTTTGAACTTCCATCTTTAGTCCTGGGTTTACCGGCTGCATCCAGACAGGAATTTACTGCTCCACTATAAGCCCCTGTCTCCTCTTTTGTGGTAGCAATGACTTCAGTGGAACATCACATTCCCATGTCGCTACAAAAAACTTTATCCTTGTGACATGAAGTAGCCCCAAGTGGTTTTCGGTAGGTTCAGAGTTGAAATGTATGATATCTGCACTCTGTCTGAAAAGATTTACACAGACACCGGTGACGCAGATTATTCTGCCAACTTTCCACATCAATCAGCGCTACAGAAGTCACTCTCCAcgctctaacacacacacacacacacacacacacacacagagcctgcTCTCTCACCTCGATTCCGTCCGAACGGAGGGTCACACCTCTGCTGCACCCACGCCCAGCCTCCTTCGTTCTCTTCGGCGGCACCAGCCTATTTTTATCAGACTTTCACAGAACTCTCCAAGATTCATCTTGTAGGTGTACAGGCAgggtgggcggggcaggggTGTCCCGCAACATTGTTCCGCGCTGCTGATGTCACCGGCCCTGCCAGTGTCATAAATTGCTATCAGTTGGAAGTGGGCGCAGAGGAAGCAGGCAGTCGCTACAGAGACACGATCTACAGAGCGTCCAGTCCAGTCATTCTGAATGTCAAACTGCGGGTCCGGGCCTTGTGCTGAGCAGGATATTGTGTTGTTACAGGATTACAAAAAAAGGTAAGGTAAGGTAAGGTTAAGGTAAGTTGTtcattaaatgtacaaattgAAATGACTATGTGAGAGCAGTAAACAGCTTTTCATGAAAAATACTTGCGTTGCATtatatgtaataatatgtaatgATACACAGATTTGCAATGCAAGTTTGACTTGATACACCAGAAAATacaaagaacaagaacaaagaCACTGCAGTCCTCAATGTTCCAGAAATGCTTAGCATTTATCATCAACATGGCCATTAGAATGTCAGTTGCATGAACAGTTGGTGCTGATTGACAAGGCACCGCCGCACTCATCTGCTCTTAATATTGCAGCGGCTTTTCTGCGTGTGTTAAAAACCACTCATTAATATACGTTAACAggtttgatgaaaaaaaaaggttgatttAAAAGAGACTAAAAGCCAAAGTGACAAGGAGTTGATCTTGCTATGATGTGAAGGATTTAACTTTAACATAAAAAGCTTACAACAATATGACTGTGTTACTATCCAGTGGATTAATCTGGACTAAGATCTACTTGCAGGATGCTTGCAGGTCAGCGGTGTGGCCATGTTTATTCTTTGTATATACAAGGGCATGTTGACCTATTGGCCTAATGACACACAATGTACCTCTAAAGTGCAGGTGGAAGTCGCTTATGTCAATGTCCCGTGGTACATCCTCTCTCATGGACGTTTCCCTGAAGTTGTCATCAGGGCAAGGGCCCAGCTTACGGCGTTACAACAGCACCAAAATCCTGCGGGCTGAGGGAGGGGACACTCCCTTCACCGAACACTGCCGAAACTATGAGAACAGCTACAAAGTGAGCAAGCCATTAACCTTGCGGCATATATAAGCAAACACAAGCATACACCAGCACTTAACCTGAAAACATGCCAATATACTGGCTAGATCACCAGCCATTTCATCCATTATCTAAACTGTATATAAAATCACTATACAATATGTCAGGATATTCCAGTATTGTCTGTAGATAAGAAAACAGGTTGTGCTCATATTCACACATCCCTATATTACATTTCTTATGGGGTGGGTTCTAAAATCTCAAATAATTGAAAGTAGGTTGCCAGAATTGTTTGacatattatatacatacatagattatatataatatgttaaATGTCTAATTAATATATTAGATATATTAATATGTTAAATGTCTAATTTGTCCAAAATGAGTTCACATTTCCTTTTGTGTCTCCATCCAGACTCTCCAGATAGAGGTTCAGCGGCTGAAAGACCAAGTGCAGAAGATGCACAGAGACCTAACGAAGCACCACTCGCTCATCGACGTGAACACCATGGAGAAGGTCCTGGAGAGGGCGCTGTTCATCGACCGCCAGATCACCTCCCAGTGCATGGCTGTGAGGTCTTTATTTGAAGAAGTAAGATGTTTACACAATTAAAAACTTGATATATTATCACCTTATATAAACTTGGCCCATATGGATTTCCAATTGCTTTCAGCAAATGTCTGTAGACATGACAAATGGAATGGATTTGTCTTGCAGGCATGGGAGGAGTCCTTTCAGAAAGTCACAAATGAGCAGGAGGTTTATGAAGGTTATTTTCACTATTAAAGACATCACACTAACTACAGTATATGTACACTGCATATTGATTCATGtcctttattttgtctttttgtgtgtgtgtgtgtgtgtgtctgtgtgtgtgtgtgtgtgtgtgtgtgttttcataccAGCACAACTCCATAACCTGTTACAACTGAAACAGGAGAACTGCTATCTAACAACTTTTGCACAGCACATTGAGCCCTACATCCAGTCCATAGCCAGGGTGAAGGAACGTCTGGAGCCAAGGTATTTAAAAATTTCtcattcaataaataaattcagccaTCTGTGGTGCTACAGATATCCCCCTGTTGTTTTTTCAGATTCCAGCAGTGCACAAATCCTCAGGATGACCAAAATGACACACCGCTATACATTTGTAATGACAGCTACACAAGGTAGTggtatttttttcaatatgagGAACGGTTCTGGTTTGGTTAATCATCTTGCCGTCAACATGTGTCTGTGATTTTCCCAAAGCAGCAATGAGGAGACCATCTCAGCTGTTGAGCAGGACCCTCACAAGGAGTTGATCAAGAAGAAGCGCTGTTACAGACCAGGAAACCAGAGGAGCACAGAGACTCTGAGTCCCAAGGAAATGCATCAGTAAACTTCCATGATGGTCTGAAGATGGCCCACCCCACATCTCTCCAGAGCCTGGTGCATGTCAACCATATCGGTCACTAGCTCTTCATCCATCCACCATTTCTTGTCCAGCAAGAATCAGTTCACTAAAAGGGAAGTGGGCGAGTGCAGCCCCCTGACATTAACGGAATAGGAACCACAATGAACCTACTGAAGTTCATGTGAGCTTCAAGCGAGGGAACAAAGTTCTCACCAATATGTTTTATTCTGATAATATTGATGTTTATTTAGTAAATCTAAGAGGAAAAGCATCTGCAATTACTGCTCTCAGCTTGCACTTTGGAAACCAAGGTCTGTGTTCGTCAATCAATTTATATTAATGGTTTTCAAAACCAAGAACTATGTGAGACCAAATAATTATCCTGTGCAGCATATGCCTATATAAAGATCCAcgcttccatccatccatcacccTAATCAGCGTATCAGGGTTGCCTAACtaccaaatgtaaaaatacaaatgccTCTTGGGTGAAGCTGTTAGCAGAATTAAGTAGGTTTGATGGGCAGAGGAAATGGCACTGGGAATGGCGCATTCAAAATAAAATCGTAACCAAGCAACTAGTTCTTCTGCATATTGATCATAAAGTCTTGTATCCTATCCGAATATGAgaaatttgtattttctttaaCAACCTCTGCTGTATTTTCTTTAACAATCATCTGCTGCCCGCTGGGTTCATTTGCTGATGGACACTTGcaataatgtgaaaaatggTCTTCATTCTTGTTCCTGGGGACCAACACagactgtatttttttcttctatttattGTAAGTTTACTGATGATCAAATGAGACTAGTTTAGGGCAGGACAGTTGGACGAGGAAAAAATCTTCAGCGCAAATTGTACATACATTGACCGATGGGAGGGTGAGATTAAGAGTATTAGGAGAAGTCTGTCTCCCCCAGGTGGCAAATGAAGAGTGCTGAAATCTCAGTTCCCAATTCCTACCCAGAATTTctaaaaacaacagcaaaaaataataataaattatgctGGTAAAAGAGTAAATAAcggtaaaaaaaattcaaaatggaAGCACAGATTGTGATTATAGTATCTGATCGGCTAACGACACTATTGACCAAGTAAACATCGGAATGATGAATGACCTGTGGTTTCATTACATGTGAGTAATGAGCTGAAAGTATGATGGAAAATGGATGGCCTGTCAATTAACCCAGCGCTCATTAAGCTTCCGATCGATAGCCGATCGGCTTGTAATGCAATTTTTCCTGGAATATCGGCGCAGTTAGCCACCCCATCCCCCTCTCTCCTACAGAATCAGCCCAGGATATGTATTCCTCCTTGTCTCCTAACCACCTCCAGCACATTAGTTTGTGTCAGCAGTGTGCTCTGGAGTGTTCCGCAGGGAGAGACCGGAGGGTAGCAGTCGCagctctctcttcctttctccctCAGCTCTTCATTCCTCCCTCGTCGTCTCGCTTTGCTGCCTTAGTGGTGCCACGCTTTCTTTCAatgtgtaaaattaaataagCCCCAAGGGTTAATAAATCATAGTCAGAATTACCATAGGGCTCTTTCACAGAAATATGGCTGTTCTAAGTTTCTAATTAAGTCAACAGTAAATTGGAAATTGTGGAAAGTGTAGGATCTGGAATTTTTTGCATTGCCCCTCATACTGAAATGGGACCCTTTGTGATAGATTTTGCAATTTTGCGATAGTTATTTGCAATTTGCAGAAAGGGCTACAATGGATCACTGCTGTAAATTCTGCCCCTGCAATGTTACTTATCTTCTGCTCcaccatatatataaacacacacacacactcacacacatacatagataCATTCATGGGGTGATCCTGACCATCTTGTGTGGGTCCTCTTGTGTGAAGAAGTCAAGGGGTTTGGgctcattaaaaatacattttgtgacaGCTCACAgggcagagaaaaaaataaataaatgcactagTGCCTTGGCCGGGCCGTTTCCCCTAGGTCATACATCATCCCACGTCACCGGGCCGCTGGGCCCTCTTCGTCTCACCACACCACTGAGAAACTTACTGATGGGACATGGGAAAAAAGATGAGGGTTTTAAACTCTAGAAACACATGAAggaatccacacacacacacacacacacacacacacacacacgcataaataaatatatatatatatatatatatatacacacacacacacacacacacacatacatacacacacacatacacacacacacacacacacacacacatgcacacaacccTGATAGTTCTAGTTTTGAGAAACATCTGTTCAGTTCCTGGATTAAATTATATGAGTACAATGGTACCCTGTAGTCAAATCCTCAAACCTCGTTTCATTACAAACATGGCAaccaactgaaaaaaaatgtaaaatagctttttttctgtacacatgcacacaggcaACATCTACACGTAATAATCAAATCTAAACATGATTTACACCAGCATTCACTCTTTTTTCTTGTGCAAAACAATGATTGCAAGAACAATAATTGGCTGTAATGCTGGACTGAGGCTCCACCTAATTACCAGACCAAAGGCCCTCTGTCAGTACATCAGCCTCCTGATGGGGAACTGACAGCTCAGCCTCGGACAGTAATAGGAATATGAATCACATCGATCTCAGGGAGCCGCTTGAAAAGGTCAAGAGGTGAGAGATCTCCTCTGGGGTGGATCCTGCATCCATTACCAGCAATACGTGGATTTATGGAACATGGAATTAACCTTCACCTAGATTTGCAACTATGCAGCCTTATATGTACATCCGTGtaaattaatgttaataatttttttttcagaacagaGTGCATTTGCTGCAATTTTGTCATTTGCATTACTTAACCAGCCAACTCTTTATTAATGTATGCTGCATTTATGATTAAATTTTTCTTAAAGGTCAGGTCCACATTCAGATATGGCATGCAGCCCCCCTCCCTAGATAAAACAGCGTGAGGATATTGAGCTGAATAAGCTTTTCCCAACTCAGAAACCtaatttttttctcatagcTCCACACGTGGTTCAAAGAGCCACGAGCGTTAGTACAGAGGAAATTAGTAAAGTGACCTGATATATTTGTTTTCAGTGGACCCGAAGGCTCAGTGGTTAATTCAGGATGCCTTTCTTCCCAGGGGAAAgtctagaaaaaaaatgattttttttctcggtCTGTCAGCAAAATGAAgaagtgcaataaaaatattactgACTAGGAGTCACTGTCACCAGCAACACCCAACCCCATTATTAAAGCTGTTCCCTCACTGTCAAAATTGGAGAGAAAACCCCCTGACACCcttacaataataataagataatctTACAGTGTGGGGGAGGCTATGCTGCAGCGATCATAATTAATTGGCCGGAATGGCTCATTGCCATCATAGAAAATATATAGGCTATAATGGCCTGAGGCGTGCATGCAGAATTAGCAGTAATGCTGATACCGCGATGGGGATCTAATGCAAACTGCGATGAGGTCGTCAAAACAAGCACTGAGtggaacaaacaaaataattttttccatttgtccagcatccacaaaataataataataataataataataatttcagatGGGAAACTGTATTTTGGGAAATCTGTCTGGGAGCTTCTGTTGTCAGGGCGACAACATTTCTTGTCAGGGTAATCAGTCAGACAAATATAGCTGAGAGACACCATGGATCATTAGTCATGT
Encoded here:
- the rnf207a gene encoding RING finger protein 207 isoform X2; this translates as MSNCGSGPCAEQDIVLLQDYKKRWKSLMSMSRGTSSLMDVSLKLSSGQGPSLRRYNSTKILRAEGGDTPFTEHCRNYENSYKTLQIEVQRLKDQVQKMHRDLTKHHSLIDVNTMEKVLERALFIDRQITSQCMAVRSLFEEAWEESFQKVTNEQEVYEAQLHNLLQLKQENCYLTTFAQHIEPYIQSIARVKERLEPRFQQCTNPQDDQNDTPLYICNDSYTSSNEETISAVEQDPHKELIKKKRCYRPGNQRSTETLSPKEMHQ
- the rnf207a gene encoding RING finger protein 207 isoform X1, with product MSNCGSGPCAEQDIVLLQDYKKRWKSLMSMSRGTSSLMDVSLKLSSGQGPSLRRYNSTKILRAEGGDTPFTEHCRNYENSYKTLQIEVQRLKDQVQKMHRDLTKHHSLIDVNTMEKVLERALFIDRQITSQCMAVRSLFEEAWEESFQKVTNEQEVYEAQLHNLLQLKQENCYLTTFAQHIEPYIQSIARVKERLEPRFQQCTNPQDDQNDTPLYICNDSYTRYSNEETISAVEQDPHKELIKKKRCYRPGNQRSTETLSPKEMHQ
- the rnf207a gene encoding RING finger protein 207 isoform X3, with product MSNCGSGPCAEQDIVLLQDYKKRWKSLMSMSRGTSSLMDVSLKLSSGQGPSLRRYNSTKILRAEGGDTPFTEHCRNYENSYKTLQIEVQRLKDQVQKMHRDLTKHHSLIDVNTMEKVLERALFIDRQITSQCMAVRSLFEEAWEESFQKVTNEQEVYEAQLHNLLQLKQENCYLTTFAQHIEPYIQSIARVKERLEPRFQQCTNPQDDQNDTPLYICNDSYTSNEETISAVEQDPHKELIKKKRCYRPGNQRSTETLSPKEMHQ
- the rnf207a gene encoding RING finger protein 207 isoform X4 — encoded protein: MSMSRGTSSLMDVSLKLSSGQGPSLRRYNSTKILRAEGGDTPFTEHCRNYENSYKTLQIEVQRLKDQVQKMHRDLTKHHSLIDVNTMEKVLERALFIDRQITSQCMAVRSLFEEAWEESFQKVTNEQEVYEAQLHNLLQLKQENCYLTTFAQHIEPYIQSIARVKERLEPRFQQCTNPQDDQNDTPLYICNDSYTRYSNEETISAVEQDPHKELIKKKRCYRPGNQRSTETLSPKEMHQ